The Elusimicrobiota bacterium genomic sequence AGGCGCCAAAGTCCTGGCCCGGATCAATACCGCCCTCGTCCTTGGCGTCATGTACTACCTCGTAATGACTCCGGTGGGACTGGCCCTGCGCCTGTTCTCGGGGGATCCTCTTGAGCGGGAATGGGGCTCCGAGCCTTCCTATTGGAAAACTCGGACCAGCGGGGAAGATTTGTCCAGTTATGAGAGGCAGTTCTAAGGTGCCTGGCACCGGGAGGAGAGCGGCATATGCGCTTTGAGTTCCTTAAAGAATTATGGGCCTTCATGAAAACGCGCAAGCGCTTCTGGCTCGTCCCCATGATTCTGGTGTTCATGCTGTTCGGGCTTCTCCTCATCTTCACCGAGACCTCCGTGGTCGCCCCCTTCATCTATACGCTGTTCTAATGAACCGGGAAGCGGCCAAGGGGCTCCTGGCGGCCGCGATTTCCTGCGCCGCGGCCGCGGCGCTGCTCGCGGCTCTCGAGATCGGGGCGCGCTGGAAGGTGGGTCGCATTCCCCGGGAGACCGTGCCGAGCGGCAGGGAAGTCCCTCCGTACTTCAACAATCCCGGGGTCGTGACCTCGCCCCGGGCCCTCGCCCTCCACATAGAGTATCGCATCAATAGTCTGGGCCTGCGCGGTCCGGAGATTCCCCTCAGAAAGCCGGCGGGCCGACGGCGCGTCCTGTTGTTGGGGGACTCCGTGGTCTTCGGGGCCTTGGTGCCGGAGGCGGAAACGCTCTCGGCCAGGCTTGAGGCGTTCCTGCGCCGGGGGGGGGATGCCTCTTGGGAGGTCTTGAACGGAGGCGCGCGCGGCTACGACATCTGGGACTACGAGGCCTTCCTGCGCCTCAAGGGCCTGGCCTTGGAGCCCGACATAGTGGCGGTGGGGCTGTTCATGAACGACCACGTGGGGCGCAAGGAATACCAGACCCATGCGGACAAGAAATCCTCGCCGAGGCGGCCGCTTTTCTCTTGGCTGAGGGACGTGGCCTTCAAGAGCGAGCTTGCCAGGGCCTGCAATTACTTCATCCAGCGGCATCAGAGGCCCAAGAGGCCGCTTTTCTCCGTGCCCAAGCCATTGACCCAAGCCGACCGCGCGGCGTTGGCCGCGTATTTCCCGGCAGACCCCTCCACGGCCCGCGCGGCCGAGCGCTATCTGGAGGAGTACCGCTACGACCCGGGCCTGCTCAAGGACGCCCTCCCCTGGATGCTCGACGCCCAGGCCTGGGAAAAAATACGCGCGCCGCTGTCGCGAATGAAGGCGCTTTGCGCCCGGAGAGGCATTCGTCTCCTCGTGATTGTTTTCCCGACGCAGTACGAGGTGTTCCCCGGCTACGGCTGGCCGCAGCCGCATCGCCGTATCGCCCGCATAGTGGGCGAGCTCCACTTGCCCATGCTGGATTTAAAGCCGGTGTTCGCGGACGGAGGGGGAGACGAGCTCTACGAGATGCGCTACGATTACGACCACCCCAATGGGCGAGCCTATGAGCTCGCGGCGCGCGCCCTGGAAAAGTATTTGGAGAAATTAGGTTGGATTGGCGATAAGCATGGAGCTTAGTCGGAGAAGGGGCGCGATCCTTTTGGGGCTTCTTGCTTTCCTCTATTTTTCTTCCGAGACATACTTCCATATTTATCAGTGGAATACCGAGGGCATCCACGTGGTCGGCGCCGTCGAGGTGTTGAACGGCGCCGTCCCATTTCGGGACTTCGCGGAATGGCCCACCCCCGGCTCTTTCTACTTCCTGGCCCTGGTCTTCAAGATTTTCGGCAAGTCCTTGTTCGCGGCGCGCTTCTTCATGACCTGCATGCCGAAATGGCTGATCGTGATCCTGCTCTACCGCGCCGCCAAGCGCATCGGATTAGGAGAGGCCGCGGCCTTGGCGGGATGCGCTTTGGCGACCTTAGGCCTCGGCACCGGGACCTTCGCCGGAAACGACCCGGCCGGCGTGCACTCCACGGTTCCCGCGACCTTGACCGCTCTCGCCTCCTCCTGCTGCCTGATAGAATTCCTGTTCACGAGGCGCCGAGGCTGGCTTGTCCTGGGGGGCGCCAACGTCGGTCTGACGTTTCTCATGCGTTATGACATGGGTCTGTACGCCCTGCTTGCCCAGCTGGCGAGCGCCGCGCTGTCGTCATCGCCGAAGGCGGGCGGGGATGCCTCCAAATCTTCCTTGACCGAGAAATTCGGTCTTCTAGCCGTCGGAATTATTCTTGCGATATCTCCCCTGGCCGGCTACTTGCTATGGAACGTCCCCCAGGCGGCATTAAAGCTGAGCTTCGTGGATTACCCCAGGGCTTACCTTGAGCACGTCACGACATTGAGCTTCCAGAGCTTTTTTCCACATCCCTTCCCGAGCTTCCTCCTGAATCCGGAAGCTCGGGTTCATCTGCGCCTGCGGGCCTGGCTTCTTTATGACGCCTACCGCGACGCCGTGTTCCTGGCCTTCCTGGCTTCCTGGTTCTGGTGGCTCAAACGAATGGCGGCGGATTCTCTCATGGACCGCCGCGAACAGGCGGCGTCGGCCCTGCTGTTTCTCGGGACCTGCCTCTGGGGCTATTTCATCAAGAGCGGGAATCTCTTTTCCTTCTCCGCCCCGTTCTTCATCCTGGCCGCGTTTCTGATTTCGCGGGGAATGGAAAGCCGGAAGCCGGGTCCGCGGAGGCTCTCCCGACTTGCGGCGGCGCTGGCGGGGGGGCTGGGGCTTCTCATGTTCTTGTGCAAACCCATTCTCCCCCGGCCCTATCACAGGCTCGTGAGCCTGCCCCCGGCCAAGGGCCTCCTGATCCCGCAGGAGGAGGCGGAGGCCCTTGAGGGCTTGCAGAAGTTCGTCGGCAGGCACGTGCCTGCCGATGGAAGGATATTCATCTACCATCGGCGATTCGACATGGGCAACGAAACCCCTCTCCTCCTTTACTTCCTACTTGACCGCCGTCCGGGGGCCTCGGTTTACGACTTCTTCCCGGGGATCACGACAAGGCCAGACATCCAGAGGAGGATCGCCGAAGAGCTGGAGGTCCACCGGGTCTCCTGCGTCATAGTCCCGAACTGGCCGAGGATGATACGGCCGCAGAAGGCCACGGGGACGATTTTGGAAAACTACATAAAGACACACTTCAGGGCCGAAGCGAGCTTCGGCCCTTATCTGATCCTCACAAGGTCGTGAGCGCGCTTTGAAGGTGGTAGTAGGGCGGCCGGGAGCGGTGGCGCAGGATCGCCTCCTTTAATATCTCCTCGATGAAGTCCTCGTAGCCGAGGCCGATCATCTCCGCGCAGGCCGGGACGCAGTCTCCGGCGTTTATTGATGGGTTGGGGTTGATCTCCAATATGTAGGGATTGCCGAGTTTGTCCACCCGCACCTCGATGCGCGCGTAGTCGTGGCAGTCGAAGATGTTGTAAGCGTCTAGGCATATCTCCGATATGAGCGCTGTGAGCTTCTGAGAGTAATTGGCCGGCCGTTCCACCCGGATCTTTTCGTAGACGGAGTTCGCGCTCCATTTAGCCTGGAAGGGATAGATGTGCCAGGTGCCAGGCGGAAGGTCGTCGAAGATGGGGCGCGAGAGGGGCAGGACCTTTACCCGGTCCTCGTTGCCCATGATGCTCACATCGAGCTCGTCTCCCTCTATGTACTCCTCGATGAGCACGGGCCGGTTGGATTTCTCCAGGAGATGGTGGGCCTGCTCCTTCAGGGCCTTGAGACTTGTCACCACGGATTGGTTGGAGATCCCGATGGAGTTGTCCGTGTTGGCGAGCTTGACCATGAGCGGGTAGCGCAGGTCCTCGCGGATCTTCTCGTCCTTGTGGAAGATGTAGTCGAACTTGGGCGTGGGAAGCCCATGGTACTCGAGCAGCTTCTTCACCTTGATCTTGTCTATGCACAGGGCCAGGGTCTGCGGGTTGGAGCCGGTGTAGGGCAGGCCCAGACAGTCGAGGATGGCGGCGGCGTGGGGCTCCAGGAGGCTTGAGTTGTTGATCCTCTCGCAGACGTTGAAGACCAGGTCCACGTTGGCTTCGGCGATCTTCTCGAACGGCAGGGGGGTTTCGTTCATGTCGAAGAAGGTCGCTCGGTGCCCCTTTTTCTCGAGGGCCTTTCGGATGTTGAGCCCCACGGAGGTCAGGTCCTGGTGCACCGCGGCCTCGCTTTCTCCGCCGGGCTCTGAGGCGCCCTCGTAGACGTTGCAGAGAATCCCCACGTGGAGTTCCTTGGTCGAGCGCGAGCCGAACCCTCGGATCTTCTCCATGCGCGCCGATTGAAGTATGCGGCGCCTGGCTACTTGCGCCGCATTGAAGCGGTTTTTCCTGCGGGTCTTGCCTATGGAGGAGGTCGAGTCGTAGCGCGCGATGTTGACGGAGATGGTGCGCAGGGCCTCGTCCAGGTTCTCCTCCGCCTCTGCGTAGGTGTTGCCCCGACCCACGATCCAGCCGACGGTCTCGAAGCCCTCTGGCGGAACCAGCACGGCGTCCCCCAATTCCTTTAGAAGAGTGAGATCGCGTATTTTCTGGGGGTCGAAATTATCCGGCCTGGCCAGACCGCAGATCACGCCGGAGTGCGCCGGGATCAAGTATTTGCCCACCAGATGCGCCTTGGCCTCCGGCGGGGTTCTCGGGGCGCAGGGCAGTCCCGCCGCGATGCGGGTTGCCTCCTCGATGAGGTCCACCTCCCAGACCGTCTTGATCCAGTCGTAGAGGTAGTCCCCGCCCATGCGGGCGTTGACCTCGATGAGGCGCGGCCCCGCGGCGTCCATCTTGGCCTCGAGATGAAGGGCCCCGTTCTTGAGCCCCAGGGCCGGGAGGATTTCCCGGGCCATGGAAAGGACTTTCGCCAGATCCGAGGACTCGTGGCGGGAGGGCATGGCGTCCCCGGTCTCTACGAAGAACGGCTCCTTGGTGGGGAAATTGTCCGTGAATGCGTGAAACCGTATTTCCCCGTCCTGCACCAGGAGATCGACGTCTATCTCCGCGCCGTCGAGGAAGCCCTCGGCGACGATCTCGGTGCCCTGGGAGTAGATCGGGTCGAAAATCGGGGTCATGTTGGCCTTGATGTATTCGAAGGCGTTCTTGACCTCCGAGATGTTGTCCAATCGCACCACGAACTGGCTTTGCTCGCCCCAGGCGGGCTTCAAGACGAGAGGAAATCCGATTCTTTTCGATTCTCTCTCCAAGTCCCGAACGCTCTTCACCTCCGCCCAGGCCGGGGAGTAGCGCGAGAGTCCGGCCGCCTCCAAGGCCTTGCGGGTCAGGATTTTGCTGCGGGCGTTGAGCGCCGCCTTCAGGGGATGGCCCGCCCAACCGAAACGTTCGCACAGGGCCGCGCAGAGCGGGACCGCGTTTTCCGAGAAGGTCAAAGCCCCGTCCACTTTCCCGTCTTTGAGATAGTCCTCGACCTTGGCGAAGGCCTGCTGCTGGTCGGAGGCTTCCAGCTCGATTGTCAGCACGCCGAGGGTCTTGAGCTTCTGGAGGATGAATTTCTTGGCGGAAGGCGGCGGACCGACCAAAATGAGCGTTTTGGACTGTAGTGACATGCGTCAATAGTATCCCAAGCCCCGTTAGAAGTCAAATTTCGTGATCATCGGCGCGGCCAGCGGCGCCGGCGAATGTTCTGCTAGCTCCTCAGGCAGCGGAACTGCTATAAAAGTAATGCTTATGGTTCGAATGATGTTCCTCGCAGGGGCATTGGTCCTCTCTTTTCGCTCCGCCCGGGCCAATGATGGCTTTTTCTGGGGGGCCGGCGACACTTTAAGGCCAGTCAACAATAGGCATTTAAGAGTGGAGAGGGAAGAGTTGGTCCTCGGCCCCGTAAAGAAGGCCGTCTGCTATGAAGTCCTTTTCCGCGGCAAGCCGCAGCTGCCTCCGGATGAGTATGATTATGCCACAGGCGAACACGAGTTCGCCACCATTGGGAAGGTTCGGGAGTGTTCTTCCTTGGCGAAGGCTTGGGCGAGATTTTCCCCCTCGTGGACGGCGGACGCGGTCTATCGGATTGAAACCTTTGATGACGCGGCGGATGTCCAGTTCGGCTTCCCGGTGCACGATTGGATGGCTGATTTTATCGACAGCGAGGGCCTGGATGGCGTCCAAGCTCCGGGAGTGTCCTCGTTTAAAACCTTTATTGATGGCGAAGAGATTCTTCCCCTGGCGCTTAAATGGCTCGACGGCTTTGGAGTCTCAACCAGGACGATAACCTTGGGTTATGTTTGGAAAGCTTCGTTTAGGAAGGGCCGCAAGCATGTTTTGCGTACTTCTTACGAGTTCGGGGTTTATGACAGCGGGAGCTTCTACGTCGGCCGAGAGTATCCGGTAGGTGAGAAGCCGTGGTTCGTGGACAAGACGTGGTTTCAAAAGGGAGGGACGCCATGGGCCGCGAAACGTTTGATTTATTACTTAACGCCGCTCAATCAATGGGCCCTTCCTCCTCCATCTGAGATCGCGATCAAGGTGGAGCTGCCCGCGGGTCTATCGCCCCTGTTTGTCGTGCCTTTAGAAACAAAGCCTTCATGCGTGGACGAGCGCGGCTTGTTTTTCCATTTCAAGGACAAGTTCCCGGACCGCGAGCTTGAGATCTCATACCCCGCTGGCCGCTCTTTCAACAAGCCGCTTGAAAGCTCCGGTGATTTGGAAGCCTGGTTCAAAACCGTGGGGCCGCGCGCGGACTTGTCGTGCGCTCTGCTGTCTCGACTTAAGAAGGAATCTTCGCCGGCCGTGCAAGAGCTCCTCAAATTCCGGGCCTGCCGCAAGAAGTGCTGAACCCCTGTCGCGGATACTTCTCGACGACACCCCGCTTTAAAATTTGTAAAATAATTCGCGGCGATTCGAAGCCTTGCATTTTTAACAAAATCGAAACATACTAGTAGTAGGATTGAATCGCGGTTCCTAGGAGATAACATGTCCAACCGATTCACGGAAAGGGCGCAGAGAGTGATTCTCATCGCGCAGGAAGAAGCCAAGCGCCTCAACCACGATTACGTCGGGACCGAGCACATCCTGCTGGGGCTCATCGCTCTCGGGGAGGGCGTGGCGGCTCAGGTCTTGGCCAATCTAGGGGTGGACTTGAGGCGCGTGCGCTCGGAGATCGAGAAAATCGTGGGGACGGGCGACAACGTGATGCTTTTGGGCGAGATTCCCTTCACCCCCCGCGCCAAGAAAGTCCTCGAGTACGCGGTCGAGGAGGCCCAGCACATGGGGCACTCCTACGTCGGCACCGAGCACCTCCTCCTGGGGCTCATCCGCGAGGAGGAGGGCGTGGCCGCGAGGGTGCTCGAGAACCTAGGCCTGCGCCTGGACGTGGTCCGCGAGGAGGTTTTGAACCTCCTGGGCGAGGGCCAGGCCCAGCACGGGCAGGGCGGAAGCTCCCAGACCCCGGCCACCCCCACCCGGACCAAGTCCAAGACCCCCACCTTGGACGAGTTCGGCCGCGATCTCACCGCCATGGCGCGAGAGGGCAAGCTGGACCCGGTGATCGGGCGCGCCGACGAGATCGAGCGCATGATCCAGATTCTGGCCCGGCGCACCAAGAACAATCCCGTCCTTATTGGCGACCCCGGCGTGGGCAAGACCGCCATCGTCGAGGGCCTGGCCCAGAAGATTTCCTCGGGAGACATCCCCGAGATCCTGGCCTCCAAGAGGGTCCTCACCTTGGACCTGGCCCTGGTCGTGGCCGGCACCAAGTACCGCGGGGAATTCGAGCAGAGGCTCAAGAATATCATCGAGGAGATCCGGCGCTCGAAGAACGCCGTCATCCTTTTCATCGACGAGCTCCATACCGTGATCGGGGCCGGAGCCGCCGAGGGGGCGATAGACGCCTCCAATATGATAAAACCAGCGCTGTCCCGCGGCGAGCTCCAATGCATCGGAGCCACGACCCTGGACGAGTACCGCAAGTACATCGAGCATGACGCGGCCTTGGAGCGCCGCTTCCAGCCCATCGTGGTCGATCCCCCGAGCGTTGAGGAGACGATCGAGATATTGAAGGGCTTGAAGGACAAGTATGAGGCCCACCACAAGGTGAAGTACGACGACGCCGCCTTGAGGGCGGCCGCCGAGCTCGCGGACCGCTACATCAGCGAGCGCTTCCTGCCGGACAAGGCCATTGACCTCATCGACGAGGCCGGCTCCCGGGCGCGCCTGCAGACCTCTCAGACCCCTCCCCAATTCAAGGAGAAGGAGGTGGAGATAGAGAAGGTGGTCAAGGACAAATCCTCCTCCATCGCCAACCAGGAGTACGAGAAGGCGGCGCGCCTGCGCGACAAGGAGAAGGAATTGCGCAAGGCTCTGGAGGAAGCCAAGAAGAAGTGGCGCGAGAAGCGGGACCAGGCCACTCCGACGATCGTCTCAGAGGACATCGCGGTCGTGGTTTCCAAGTGGACCGGAGTTCCGGCCACGAGCCTCACCGAGTCCGAGACGGAGAAGCTCATGCACATGGAGGATAATCTCCATAAGCGGGTGATCGGGCAGGAGGAGGCGATCAAGATCATTTCCCAGGCCATTCGCCGCTCCCGGGCGGGACTCAAGGACGCCAAGAAGCCCATCGGCTCCTTCCTGTTTCTCGGCCCCACGGGCGTGGGCAAGACCGAGCTCGCCCGGGCCGTGGCGGAGTTCCTTTTCGGCAATGAGGAGGCCATGGTCCGCATCGACATGTCCGAGTACATGGAAAAGTTCGCGGTGAGCCGCCTCATCGGGGCGCCCCCTGGCTACGTCGGCTACGAGGAGGGCGGCCAGCTTACCGAGGCGGTGCGCCGCAAGCCTTACTCGGTGGTTCTGCTCGACGAGATCGAGAAGGCCCATCCTGACATATTCAACATCCTCCTGCAGGTCATGGACGACGGCATCTTGAACGACAATCTGGGGCACAAGGTGAGCTTCAAGAACACCGTCTTCATCATGACCTCCAACGTAGGCGCGCGGCTTATCTCTCGGGGGAAGTCCCTGGGGTTCGTGGCCGCCGACGACACGGCGGAGCGCGACTACAAGAAAATGAAAGATACG encodes the following:
- a CDS encoding ATP-grasp domain-containing protein, which translates into the protein MSLQSKTLILVGPPPSAKKFILQKLKTLGVLTIELEASDQQQAFAKVEDYLKDGKVDGALTFSENAVPLCAALCERFGWAGHPLKAALNARSKILTRKALEAAGLSRYSPAWAEVKSVRDLERESKRIGFPLVLKPAWGEQSQFVVRLDNISEVKNAFEYIKANMTPIFDPIYSQGTEIVAEGFLDGAEIDVDLLVQDGEIRFHAFTDNFPTKEPFFVETGDAMPSRHESSDLAKVLSMAREILPALGLKNGALHLEAKMDAAGPRLIEVNARMGGDYLYDWIKTVWEVDLIEEATRIAAGLPCAPRTPPEAKAHLVGKYLIPAHSGVICGLARPDNFDPQKIRDLTLLKELGDAVLVPPEGFETVGWIVGRGNTYAEAEENLDEALRTISVNIARYDSTSSIGKTRRKNRFNAAQVARRRILQSARMEKIRGFGSRSTKELHVGILCNVYEGASEPGGESEAAVHQDLTSVGLNIRKALEKKGHRATFFDMNETPLPFEKIAEANVDLVFNVCERINNSSLLEPHAAAILDCLGLPYTGSNPQTLALCIDKIKVKKLLEYHGLPTPKFDYIFHKDEKIREDLRYPLMVKLANTDNSIGISNQSVVTSLKALKEQAHHLLEKSNRPVLIEEYIEGDELDVSIMGNEDRVKVLPLSRPIFDDLPPGTWHIYPFQAKWSANSVYEKIRVERPANYSQKLTALISEICLDAYNIFDCHDYARIEVRVDKLGNPYILEINPNPSINAGDCVPACAEMIGLGYEDFIEEILKEAILRHRSRPPYYHLQSALTTL
- a CDS encoding SGNH/GDSL hydrolase family protein, which encodes MNREAAKGLLAAAISCAAAAALLAALEIGARWKVGRIPRETVPSGREVPPYFNNPGVVTSPRALALHIEYRINSLGLRGPEIPLRKPAGRRRVLLLGDSVVFGALVPEAETLSARLEAFLRRGGDASWEVLNGGARGYDIWDYEAFLRLKGLALEPDIVAVGLFMNDHVGRKEYQTHADKKSSPRRPLFSWLRDVAFKSELARACNYFIQRHQRPKRPLFSVPKPLTQADRAALAAYFPADPSTARAAERYLEEYRYDPGLLKDALPWMLDAQAWEKIRAPLSRMKALCARRGIRLLVIVFPTQYEVFPGYGWPQPHRRIARIVGELHLPMLDLKPVFADGGGDELYEMRYDYDHPNGRAYELAARALEKYLEKLGWIGDKHGA
- a CDS encoding ATP-dependent Clp protease ATP-binding subunit — protein: MSNRFTERAQRVILIAQEEAKRLNHDYVGTEHILLGLIALGEGVAAQVLANLGVDLRRVRSEIEKIVGTGDNVMLLGEIPFTPRAKKVLEYAVEEAQHMGHSYVGTEHLLLGLIREEEGVAARVLENLGLRLDVVREEVLNLLGEGQAQHGQGGSSQTPATPTRTKSKTPTLDEFGRDLTAMAREGKLDPVIGRADEIERMIQILARRTKNNPVLIGDPGVGKTAIVEGLAQKISSGDIPEILASKRVLTLDLALVVAGTKYRGEFEQRLKNIIEEIRRSKNAVILFIDELHTVIGAGAAEGAIDASNMIKPALSRGELQCIGATTLDEYRKYIEHDAALERRFQPIVVDPPSVEETIEILKGLKDKYEAHHKVKYDDAALRAAAELADRYISERFLPDKAIDLIDEAGSRARLQTSQTPPQFKEKEVEIEKVVKDKSSSIANQEYEKAARLRDKEKELRKALEEAKKKWREKRDQATPTIVSEDIAVVVSKWTGVPATSLTESETEKLMHMEDNLHKRVIGQEEAIKIISQAIRRSRAGLKDAKKPIGSFLFLGPTGVGKTELARAVAEFLFGNEEAMVRIDMSEYMEKFAVSRLIGAPPGYVGYEEGGQLTEAVRRKPYSVVLLDEIEKAHPDIFNILLQVMDDGILNDNLGHKVSFKNTVFIMTSNVGARLISRGKSLGFVAADDTAERDYKKMKDTVMEEVRRVFNPEFINRINEILVFRPLSEEEMAQILKLMLGRVRAKIETQGFKIEFSEETEKFLIKNGFDPNYGARPLARTIQRAIEDPLAEEILMKKFEAGATIYVDLDGSGEKLTFGSSPAAKVK
- a CDS encoding glycosyltransferase family 39 protein gives rise to the protein MELSRRRGAILLGLLAFLYFSSETYFHIYQWNTEGIHVVGAVEVLNGAVPFRDFAEWPTPGSFYFLALVFKIFGKSLFAARFFMTCMPKWLIVILLYRAAKRIGLGEAAALAGCALATLGLGTGTFAGNDPAGVHSTVPATLTALASSCCLIEFLFTRRRGWLVLGGANVGLTFLMRYDMGLYALLAQLASAALSSSPKAGGDASKSSLTEKFGLLAVGIILAISPLAGYLLWNVPQAALKLSFVDYPRAYLEHVTTLSFQSFFPHPFPSFLLNPEARVHLRLRAWLLYDAYRDAVFLAFLASWFWWLKRMAADSLMDRREQAASALLFLGTCLWGYFIKSGNLFSFSAPFFILAAFLISRGMESRKPGPRRLSRLAAALAGGLGLLMFLCKPILPRPYHRLVSLPPAKGLLIPQEEAEALEGLQKFVGRHVPADGRIFIYHRRFDMGNETPLLLYFLLDRRPGASVYDFFPGITTRPDIQRRIAEELEVHRVSCVIVPNWPRMIRPQKATGTILENYIKTHFRAEASFGPYLILTRS